One uncultured Draconibacterium sp. genomic window, GCGGTCTTGAAAATTATCGAAGTAAAATCTTACTTGTCTTTTTTAATGTCGTCGAATTGTTTCGACTGGTCGTGTACTGTTTTAATTGAACGACCTGAAGGATCGGCATTTCCCTGGAACGATGCATCCCATGCCAGAGCAGTTTCGGTACTACACGCAATTGAAGCATACGAAGGCACACAAGCTGCTGCCTGATCGGATGGGAAATGTTCGCTGTAAATCTGGCGATACATGTACTCTTCTTTATTCATTGGTGTGTGAACCGGGAAACGGAATTTGGCATTCTCCATCATTTCGTCGGAAACCTGCTGTTTTGCAATGTCTTTCAAAGTATCGATCCAGCCATATCCAACACCGTCAGAAAATTGTTCCTTTTGACGCCACGCAACACTTTCAGGTAAAATCGACTCAAAAGCTTTACGCAATGGATATTTCTCCATGCGTCCGTTTTTCGCCATTTTTTCTTCAGGATTAAAACGCATGGCAACATCCATAAATTCTTTATCGAGGAAAGGCACACGTCCTTCAACACCCCATGCTGCCAACGATTTATTCGCACGCAAACAATCGTACATGTGCAGGCGGCCAATTTTTGTTATACATTCTTCATGAAATTCTTTGGCATTTGGTGCTTTGTGGAAATACAAATAACCACCAAACATTTCATCAGCGCCCTCGCCGGTAAGAACCATTTTAATACCCATTGATTTGATAACACGCGCCAACATATACATAGGAGTTGAAGCACGAACTGAAGTTACATCGTAGGTTTCAATATGATAAATCACATCGCGAATTGCATCCAATCCCTCTTGTATGGTATAATGAATTTCGTGATGAACCGTTCCAATATAATCGGCTACTTTTTTAGCCGCAGCCAAATCCGGAGCGTCTTTTAAGCCAATCACAAACGAGTGTAATTGTGGCCACCAGGCATCTTTTGTTCCATCTGCCTCAACACGTTTACCCGAGAATTTTTTTGCCAAAGCAGAAGTAATAGACGAATCCAAACCACCCGACAACAAAACACCGTAAGGCACATCCGACATTAACTGACGTTGAACGGCATCTTCCAATGCTTGTCCCAATTCCTTAATATCGGCAGGAGTATCTTTTACATTATCGTACTCCATCCAGTCACGATTATGCCATCTTTTTAATTCACCTTCTTTACTGTATAGATAATGTGCCGGTGGAAATTCCTGAATTTTAGTACAGTAACCTTCCAATGCTTTCAATTCGGAACCAACATAAAAATTTCCAAATTTATCCCAGCCCATGTAAAGCGGAATAATTCCAATGTGATCGCGACCAATCAGGTAAGCATCTTCATTTTCATCGTACAAGGCAAACGCAAAAATTCCATTTAATTCATCCAGAAATTTTTCCTTTTTATCGTTGTACAAAGCCAGAATCACCTCGCAATCCGAGCCGGTCTGAAATTCATATTTACCTTCGTATTGTTTACGTATTTCGCGGTGATTATAAATTTCGCCGTTAACACCTAATATCAGAGTTTTATCTTTACTATATAAAGGCTGGCCTCCTGATTCAGGGTCAACAATTGAAAGACGTTCATGAGCAATTATAGCTTTATCACCACAATAAATTCCTGACCAATCCGGTCCACGATGACGCAATTTTTTTGACATTTCCAAAACCATCGGTCTTAGTTCCTGCGAATTGGTTTTTAAATCAAATGCGCCTACAATTCCACACATATTATCTGCTTTTAAATCTGTTACTAATTTTTTTCAAAAATAATCACTTTGTCAACATGACCAAAATATGCCTGACATTTTTCCATCTAAAATAACATTTACAATACATTTTAAACAATTATCCACAAATAGAAAATCATTTTAATATTAGGATTTTCGCAAAAACCCCTTATTTTCCATCCCCTATTGCTAAAATTACAAAACAATACCACCCTACTCCCTATAATGAATGGAGTCAAAAATAAATATTTACCTTTTTAAACACACATACCCCCATTCTAACCCATGTTGGCATTTTTATTTAAAAGTTTGCAAATAACAGTCAAAAAGTGACAATATGATATAAATTTGCAGGCACTGCCAGTTTCTTCAATAATTTCTATTTTTGCGTGTAAATCAAACGATGCTTTTTAACTCACTCATATTTGTTCTTTTCGCTCTCATCTTTTTCCTAATCAACAGATTAATAGGAAAAAATGTGAATGGCCGCCTGCTTTGGTTAACGGCAGCATCGTTCTTTTTTTACGGTTGGTGGGATTGGCGTTTTATCTTTTTGATTGTTTTTAGCGGACTTATCGACTTTTATGCGGTATTGGCAATGCAAAAGTCACCCCAATACAAAAAACTATTCCTAATCATTTCAGTAATCGGCAACATTGGGTCCTTGTCTGTATTTAAGTATTGGAGCTTTATTGCTGAAAACATCGATACACTGTTTGGATTAAGCGACGGCCAGAGTTTGCTTAGCCAAACCCCCGGTTTGTTTCTGATAACTCCAATTGGAATTAGCTTTTATACCTTTCAGAGTATGAGCTACACCATTGATGCCTACAGAAACAAATTAAAACCTACCAATAATTTACTGCACTTTTTTGCCTATTTGTCTATGTTTCCGCAATTGGTAGCCGGCCCAATAGTGCGGGCAAAAACCATGCTTCCACAATTACTGCAAACCAATAAAGTGTCGAAAGATGAACGCTGGCACGGATTTCAACTTATTGTTCGGGGCTACTTTAAAAAAATGGTAATTGCCGATAATCTGGCTCCCCTGGTGGTTACTGCCTTTAGCTCGGCCGAATTAAATCAGTCATCCTTATACTGGTGGGGCACATCTGTTGCTTTTGCCTTACAAATTTATTGCGATTTTGCAGGTTACAGCGACATTGCCCGTGGATTATCAAAATGGATGGGATACAATTTCCCTGACAACTTTAACCATCCCTATATTTCAACCTCCTTACGCGAATTCTGGACTCGCTGGCACATTTCCCTTTCAACCTGGTTTAAAGACTACCTCTATATACCTTTGGGTGGCGGCCGGGTTTCAAAAGTCCGTTCTCATATTAACCTGTGGATAACCATGCTGGTTTCCGGGCTTTGGCATGGCGCAGCCTGGACCTATGTGATTTGGGGAGCTATTCATGCCTTTTTCTCATCGGTGGAACGAATTACAAACTGGCCCGAAAAACTATCAAAAAATACGGCGACCAAAATTATAGCCTGGTTTTTTGTTACCCTGCAGGTTTTGGTGGCCTGGATTTTTTTCAGAGCCAATACAATTGGTCAGGCCTGGGAAATCGTAAAAATAATGTTCTCGTTTGTGGGAGATTTCAATTTGGCATGGGGATTAAACGGAACCATTTTTATTTTAATAATTGTACTTCGGGAATTGGCGGTTGTTACCATACCCGAAAAACAGTTCAAAACCGTTAAACCAATTCCGGAGATGTTGTTTTATGCTGTACTGATTACACTAATCATTTATTTTAGGGGCGAAGGCAGCGAGTTTATCTATTTTCAGTTTTAATATGACAAAACATAAAAACATAGTATTTACACTTATTACTGCAGCTTTAATTACTGTTGTACTAAGTTTTGTTTTTCCCAAAAACAAAGAGAAATACCTGGCCGACATGTTTTGGACACGCAAAACCTTTAGCTCGTCAAACAAAAATGTTGTGTTAATGGGAGACTCAAGAGTGTATCGTGGCCTGTCGCCCGACGCAATGCAAAACATACTTCCCCATTTTAAGCTGTATAACTTTGCCTACTCCAACGGAGGGTTAAATGCAGAGATGTTTTTGGCAGCAGAGCAAAAACTCACAAAAACAGACGATGCAAAAGTGATTGTTTTAGGTATTACAGCCAATACATTAACCGATTTTACCAACAACAACACACAATATGTACAGGAATTAAACCGTCCCCGGGAGGAAATTCTGGAGCGTTTGTATTTAAATCCGGTATCGTACTGGTTTTCGGCCACAACACCCGAACAGCTGATCTCCTGGTTTTCGGCTAAAAAGGATACATCAGAAAATTATTATTTGAGCAATTACAAAATGAATGGTTATGTTGAATCGGATAAATTCCCGATCGACACAACGGAAGCAATTGCATCGTACACCAAAGATTTCAGCAATTACCAGGTGGATGACGCTCATTTAAAAGGGCTTTTTTCACAGGTGAAAACCTGGACAGAAAAAGGAATTACGGTGCTCGCTTTTCGCCCTCCCGTTTCGGAGCCCATGGTAGAACTGGAAAACAAGATGGGATTGTACGATGAATCAAAGATTTCGGAGGGAATTAGAAACGCCGGTGGATATTGGATCCATTTGGACAACAGCCAATACCTTACCTACGATGGAAGCCATGTTGACCGGCCATCTGCAGAAAAGTTATCCCAACAAATTGCTTTAAAAATAAAAGAGCTCACCGGTAATTAGTTCTACAAACCTTTTTAGTCGTTTTCTGTTCTTACAAACATGAATGAACAGATTAACTTTTACAAAGCCAAGCTACAATACGAGATAGATGCATGGGATCTATTTGAAAAACAGAGCAAAGCAGAAGAGATTGTAATAACCTGAGTTCGACACTAAAATATTTTCACAGAAAGTCAGATTTGTGTCAGATTTGTTTCGAAAATACTGAAGGAATAACGGGTTATTTCAAAGGATTTTTGGGACAAAGATGGCGTAAGTATGACTTTTCATGTGGACTTTGCTCTTTTTGCCGTAAACTTCCTTCACTTTTTTCGAATTATCCCGATAATCCTTCAAAAACCGAAGAAAGTTTCTGACTAAAAATAGCGAAAGCTGTGGACATATTTTAAATCGAACTCAGGTTAATAATTGACACCCGATCGGAAGAAGCTTTTAAAAAGGAACATATTCCGGGTGCGGTTAATATTCCGCATCGTACCATGAGTGCTTCAACAACCGCACATTTAAACAAAAGTATTTTATGCATTACTTACTGCGATGGAATTGGTTGTAATGCTTCAACCAAAGGAGCATTAAAAATGTCGGAACTGGGTTTCCAGGTAAAAGAGTTGTTAGGCGGACTCGACTGGTGGAAAAGAGATGGATACAAAACGGAAGGAGAAAAAACATCACCTGGGCAAGAGATAGTTTGTGGATGTTAATGCACGACCGCAAAACAACCAATATTAAAATTACCTTTGCGCCATGTCAGGAAAAAAGAAAAATCAGAAAAACATTCTCAGCAAATTGAATATTGAGAAGCTGAATCCCATGCAGGAAGAAGCAAAATCAGCTATTCATTCAGCAAATAATATAATATTGCTATCGCCAACCGGAACGGGAAAGACCCTGGCATTTATGCTTCCGATAGTGGCAGAGCTGGAAGAAAACAATCCACATGTACAAGTTCTGATTTTGGTACCATCGCGCGAACTGGCCATACAAATAGAACAAGTTACCCGCGATATGGGAACCGGTTATAAATGCAATGCTTTTTACGGAGGACGCAATTTTAGCAAAGACCGCATTGATTTAAACCGGCCACCTGCAATTTTAATTGGCACACCCGGACGAATTGCCGACCACATACGGCGCGAAACTTTTTATACCGGCGCCATTAAAACACTGGTTTTAGACGAGTTTGACAAATCGCTGGAAGTTGGATTCGAAAAAGACATGGAAGACATTGTATCTTTTGTTCCCAAGGCAGAGAAAAAAATTCTTACTTCGGCTACTCATCGCGTGCGTATTCCTGAATTTCTGGGATTTAAAAATCCGATAAGTGTTAATTTTTTAAAGGATGAGATACCGGAACTGGCCATAAAAACCATTGTTTCTCCTGAAAAAGACAAACTCGAAACTCTGGTTAAAGCTTTGAGTCATTTAGGAAATCAGCCGGGAATTATCTTTTGTAATTATAAAGAATCGATTCAGCGGGTAAGTGATTTTCTAACTGAAAAAGGCATCAACCATGGAACATTTTATGGGGGTATGGAGCAAATCGACCGCGAACGGGTACTCATAAAATTCAGAAACGGAACGCACCAGTTAATTGTGGCCACCGACCTTGCTGCCCGCGGATTAGACATTCCGGAGTTAAAATTTATTCTACATTACCACCTCCCCATTCGTTTTCAGGAATTTACCCACCGTAACGGACGAACTGCGCGTATGCACAGCGAAGGAACGGCTTACATTTTAAAATGGGCCGATGAAGAATTACCAGAATTTATTCCGGAAACAGAAGTTGAGGAACTAAAAGAGGCATCGCTTCCCGGTCAATCGGAATGGAGTACTTTATTCATTTCCGGCGGCAGAAAGGATAAAATTTCGAAAGGCGACATTGCCGGACTGTTTTTTAAACAAGGCCAACTCAAGCCAGATCAACTGGGCGCTATCGAATTGAAACACGACTGCGCTTTTGTTGCCGTTAAATCAGACAAAGTGGCGCAGGTTTTACATTCGACAAACAATACCAAACTGAAAAACAAAAAAGTGCGAATCAGTGAAATCTAAAATCCGGTAGTTTTCAAGCCGCCTTATTTATGAAAATTTGATTTGAATATTCTCACCCTGCTGTTCCAAAGTATATCCGCCTTTTAATTCCAGGGTTGCTTTCTTTTGAGAGGCTTCGTTTGATAAGCTGGCAAAAATATTTTCCCGGTCAACCGGGTTACA contains:
- a CDS encoding DEAD/DEAH box helicase, translating into MSGKKKNQKNILSKLNIEKLNPMQEEAKSAIHSANNIILLSPTGTGKTLAFMLPIVAELEENNPHVQVLILVPSRELAIQIEQVTRDMGTGYKCNAFYGGRNFSKDRIDLNRPPAILIGTPGRIADHIRRETFYTGAIKTLVLDEFDKSLEVGFEKDMEDIVSFVPKAEKKILTSATHRVRIPEFLGFKNPISVNFLKDEIPELAIKTIVSPEKDKLETLVKALSHLGNQPGIIFCNYKESIQRVSDFLTEKGINHGTFYGGMEQIDRERVLIKFRNGTHQLIVATDLAARGLDIPELKFILHYHLPIRFQEFTHRNGRTARMHSEGTAYILKWADEELPEFIPETEVEELKEASLPGQSEWSTLFISGGRKDKISKGDIAGLFFKQGQLKPDQLGAIELKHDCAFVAVKSDKVAQVLHSTNNTKLKNKKVRISEI
- the asnB gene encoding asparagine synthase B; translated protein: MCGIVGAFDLKTNSQELRPMVLEMSKKLRHRGPDWSGIYCGDKAIIAHERLSIVDPESGGQPLYSKDKTLILGVNGEIYNHREIRKQYEGKYEFQTGSDCEVILALYNDKKEKFLDELNGIFAFALYDENEDAYLIGRDHIGIIPLYMGWDKFGNFYVGSELKALEGYCTKIQEFPPAHYLYSKEGELKRWHNRDWMEYDNVKDTPADIKELGQALEDAVQRQLMSDVPYGVLLSGGLDSSITSALAKKFSGKRVEADGTKDAWWPQLHSFVIGLKDAPDLAAAKKVADYIGTVHHEIHYTIQEGLDAIRDVIYHIETYDVTSVRASTPMYMLARVIKSMGIKMVLTGEGADEMFGGYLYFHKAPNAKEFHEECITKIGRLHMYDCLRANKSLAAWGVEGRVPFLDKEFMDVAMRFNPEEKMAKNGRMEKYPLRKAFESILPESVAWRQKEQFSDGVGYGWIDTLKDIAKQQVSDEMMENAKFRFPVHTPMNKEEYMYRQIYSEHFPSDQAAACVPSYASIACSTETALAWDASFQGNADPSGRSIKTVHDQSKQFDDIKKDK
- a CDS encoding MBOAT family O-acyltransferase, producing MNGRLLWLTAASFFFYGWWDWRFIFLIVFSGLIDFYAVLAMQKSPQYKKLFLIISVIGNIGSLSVFKYWSFIAENIDTLFGLSDGQSLLSQTPGLFLITPIGISFYTFQSMSYTIDAYRNKLKPTNNLLHFFAYLSMFPQLVAGPIVRAKTMLPQLLQTNKVSKDERWHGFQLIVRGYFKKMVIADNLAPLVVTAFSSAELNQSSLYWWGTSVAFALQIYCDFAGYSDIARGLSKWMGYNFPDNFNHPYISTSLREFWTRWHISLSTWFKDYLYIPLGGGRVSKVRSHINLWITMLVSGLWHGAAWTYVIWGAIHAFFSSVERITNWPEKLSKNTATKIIAWFFVTLQVLVAWIFFRANTIGQAWEIVKIMFSFVGDFNLAWGLNGTIFILIIVLRELAVVTIPEKQFKTVKPIPEMLFYAVLITLIIYFRGEGSEFIYFQF
- a CDS encoding rhodanese-like domain-containing protein, translated to MDTRSEEAFKKEHIPGAVNIPHRTMSASTTAHLNKSILCITYCDGIGCNASTKGALKMSELGFQVKELLGGLDWWKRDGYKTEGEKTSPGQEIVCGC